ACCCCCCACGCACAGCTGAGCATCACCGAAGAAAACAACACCTGCCACCTACGCCTGACCAACGACACCATCAGCCAAGGCGACTCCAGTGGATTCGGCCTCATAGGCCTAGCCGAACGTGTAGCCCTACTGAACGGAACAATAAAAGCCGCCCCCAGCAGCGAAGGCTTCAACCTCAACATCACCATCCCGCTCACACACGAAAACACCCCGCACCTCGCTCACCCCCGGGAGCTCACATGAGCGAACCAATCCGCGTCGCCGTCGTCGACGACCAACCCCTGCTTGTCTCCGCATTCTCAGCACTAATCGACAATCAACCTGACATGCACATCGTCGGCACAGCCACCGACGGCGCCGCAGCAGTCGAACTGCTTGAAACCACCACCGTCGACGTCGTCCTCATGGACATCCGAATGCCACACCTCGATGGTGTCGAAGCGACCCGCCGCATCCTGGCCCGCGCAATAAAACACGTCAACGTCCTCATCCTCACCACCTTTAACATCGACGAACTCGTCCTGGCCGCAATCAGCGCAGGAGCACGCGGCTTCCTCCTCAAAGACGCCGAACCCACCGAAGTCCTCGAAGCAATCCGCACCGTGCATCGAGGAGAAGCAGTCATCGCCACCCAAGCAACACCAGCCCTGCTCGCCGCCCTCCACACACCCATCAACACCCCAACAAACAACGAACAACACACCTGCATCGCCGCCCTGACCCCACGCGAAATCGACGTACTACGACTCATCGCCCAAGGCCTGACCAACACCGAGATCGCCAGCGAACTATTCATCGCCCACACCACCGTAAAAACACACGTAGGCAACCTGCTGCTCAAACTCAACGCCCGCGACCGCGTCGCCCTGGTCATCCTCGCCCACAGTGTTGGCCTGACCGGATCACCAGGAACCGTACCGATCCGATAACTCCTCCCACAGGAGGAGCCCACCACCCCACAAACCATGCCGTAGCAGGAAGACCAGGTGACCTGCATCAACGCACGCTGAAGGCATGACAGAAACCACCACCAACATCGCCTTCGGATGCCGAGGAATCACGAAAACCTTCGGCACCCACCGAGTCCTAGACGGACTAGACCTCACCGTCACCGCAGGACGCGTCTACGCACTACTAGGCCGCAACGGCGCCGGAAAATCAACAAGCCTAAAAATCATGCTGGGCCTAGCTACCCCCGACTGCGGGCAAACCTACCTGCTAGGAAACCCATTGACCCGCAACGCCCTGGCACACGTAGGAGCAAGCATCGACGGCCCCGCCCTCTACGGGCACCTCAGCGCCAAAGACAACCTCCGCGTCCACGCCCACCTCACCGGAATCAACGACACCCGCATCAACGAAGTCCTGGCCCATGTCGGCCTAGCCACCACAGGAAAAGCAAAAACAAAAACCTTCTCCACCGGCATGAAAGCCCGTCTGGCATTAGCGATCGCCCTGCTCACAGACCCGCAGATACTCATCCTCGATGAGCCACAAAACGGACTGGACCCTGAAGGAATCATCGAACTACGCGACATGATCCGAGGTCTAGCTGCACAAGGACGAACAATCCTGATCAGCTCACACCAACTCGGCGAAGTAGTCCGCCTTGCAGATGACATCGGTGTATTAGCCCACGGACGACTCCTCTACGAAGGCCCACTTAACGATTTCGCCCAGGGAGACCTCGAAGCTGCCTACCTCGCAGCAACCACCGGGAGCCAGCGATGAGCATCGCCAACACCGCCGCGACACCAACCCAGCACATCACTTTCCAGCAAGCTATTCGCGCCGAACTAACCCGCACCAAATCCAGCGCCTCATCACGGTTCGCGCTCGCAGGTGCCGCGATCGCTGTGCTGCAAGCAATGGGGTGGAGGTTTGTTGCTACCCGGGCTATCCCCGACTGGAACGGTCTCTTCGGGTGGCAAACCATGTACGCCACTGCTCTGCTGGCACCCATCGTTGCTCTCCTTGCCGCGGTCACAGTTTCTCGAGAAAAAAGAGCACGCGAGGGCGGCACCTGGATGCGTCCTCTGAGCGCCCCGATGGCTACCTTCTGCCGAGGCCTTGTGCTTGCGTGGCAGTCTCTTCTTTTCCACGCGCCTTTGACACTCCCACTACTGCTGATCGGCTGGGCCGGTGGGCTGAGCGATCCACCTATCACTCGGATGCTTTCCCTGTGGTTGGTGTTTTGGGCGACATCGCTGCTACCACTGATGGTCGGGTTCGCGATGTCTCGCGTTGTTGGAATGCTGCCGACCATTTCCCTCATGATGGTCTGGCAAGTGGTCGGCACGTTGAAGTCCGAGACAGCGACGTGGTG
This region of Dermatophilus congolensis genomic DNA includes:
- a CDS encoding response regulator translates to MSEPIRVAVVDDQPLLVSAFSALIDNQPDMHIVGTATDGAAAVELLETTTVDVVLMDIRMPHLDGVEATRRILARAIKHVNVLILTTFNIDELVLAAISAGARGFLLKDAEPTEVLEAIRTVHRGEAVIATQATPALLAALHTPINTPTNNEQHTCIAALTPREIDVLRLIAQGLTNTEIASELFIAHTTVKTHVGNLLLKLNARDRVALVILAHSVGLTGSPGTVPIR
- a CDS encoding ATP-binding cassette domain-containing protein encodes the protein MTETTTNIAFGCRGITKTFGTHRVLDGLDLTVTAGRVYALLGRNGAGKSTSLKIMLGLATPDCGQTYLLGNPLTRNALAHVGASIDGPALYGHLSAKDNLRVHAHLTGINDTRINEVLAHVGLATTGKAKTKTFSTGMKARLALAIALLTDPQILILDEPQNGLDPEGIIELRDMIRGLAAQGRTILISSHQLGEVVRLADDIGVLAHGRLLYEGPLNDFAQGDLEAAYLAATTGSQR